The following coding sequences lie in one Armatimonadia bacterium genomic window:
- a CDS encoding aconitate hydratase: MKGTVTSKVLSPHLVSGELTPGSEIAIRIDQTLTQDATGTMAYLQFEAMGVPRVRTELSVSYVDHNTLQTGFENADDHLYLRTVAAKHGVYFSRPGNGICHQVHLERFGAPGKTLLGSDSHTPTGGGLGMIAIGAGGLDVACAMAGEPFYLTCPKVVGVRLTGNLSSWVASKDVILELLRHLSVKGGVGKVIEYLGPGVATLSVPERAVITNMGAELGATTSIFPSDEVTREFLAAQDREEVWQPLSADADAEYDEVIEIDLSSLEPMIAQPHSPDKVVAVRELAGKRVDQVCIGSCTNSSLRDMMTVAAALKGKMVPPEVSLTVSPGSRQVCEMLARNGALADILAAGARVLETACGPCIGMGQSPMTKAVSIRSFNRNFEGRSGTLSAQVYLASPETCVAAALKGQITDPRELGEPAALDLPDHFDVDDRMVVAPPADGSEVEVVRGPNIRFVEPRDGLADTIHCMVLLRVGDNITTDHIAPAGAKVLPYRSNIPKIAEFAFENVDGSFYERAREAGEGVIVGGENYGQGSSREHAALVPMYLGVQAVLAKSFARIHKANLVNFGILPLVIDDATYQALQNGDEIELSAVHTAIAGDGCIAARNLTQGADFTAKAELTPKQVEVLMTGGMLNYVRSRA; the protein is encoded by the coding sequence GTGAAAGGCACTGTTACCAGCAAGGTTCTGAGCCCTCACCTCGTGTCCGGTGAGTTGACGCCCGGAAGCGAGATTGCGATCCGCATTGACCAGACGCTGACCCAGGATGCCACGGGCACCATGGCCTACCTGCAGTTCGAGGCCATGGGGGTACCCCGTGTGAGGACCGAGCTCTCGGTCAGCTATGTTGACCACAACACGCTGCAGACGGGCTTCGAGAACGCCGACGACCACCTGTACCTGCGCACGGTGGCGGCAAAGCATGGCGTGTACTTCTCGCGACCGGGCAACGGCATCTGCCACCAGGTCCACCTGGAGCGCTTCGGCGCACCCGGCAAGACACTTCTGGGCAGCGACAGCCACACTCCCACGGGCGGCGGCCTTGGCATGATCGCCATCGGCGCCGGTGGCCTGGACGTTGCCTGCGCCATGGCCGGTGAGCCCTTCTACCTAACCTGCCCGAAGGTCGTCGGTGTGCGCCTGACGGGAAACCTCTCCTCCTGGGTCGCGAGTAAGGACGTGATCCTGGAGCTTCTGCGTCACCTGTCGGTCAAGGGTGGCGTGGGCAAGGTCATCGAGTACCTGGGCCCCGGTGTTGCGACCCTCTCGGTGCCGGAGCGTGCGGTCATCACCAACATGGGCGCCGAGCTTGGGGCGACCACCTCGATCTTCCCCAGCGACGAGGTGACCCGCGAGTTCCTCGCCGCACAGGACCGCGAGGAGGTCTGGCAGCCCCTCAGCGCCGATGCGGATGCGGAGTACGACGAGGTCATCGAGATTGACCTCTCGTCCCTTGAGCCGATGATCGCCCAGCCGCACAGCCCGGACAAGGTGGTAGCTGTGCGCGAACTGGCGGGCAAGAGGGTCGACCAGGTCTGCATCGGTAGCTGCACCAACTCCTCGCTGCGCGACATGATGACCGTGGCGGCGGCCCTCAAAGGCAAGATGGTTCCGCCGGAGGTCAGCCTGACGGTCTCGCCCGGCTCGCGCCAGGTCTGCGAGATGCTGGCACGCAACGGAGCGCTGGCGGACATCCTCGCCGCCGGAGCGCGAGTGCTGGAGACCGCCTGCGGGCCCTGCATCGGGATGGGACAGTCACCCATGACCAAGGCGGTGTCGATCCGCAGCTTCAACCGCAACTTCGAGGGTCGCAGTGGGACCCTGAGCGCCCAGGTGTATCTCGCCAGTCCCGAGACCTGCGTCGCCGCCGCCCTTAAGGGGCAGATCACCGATCCTCGCGAACTGGGCGAGCCGGCGGCCCTGGATCTGCCCGACCACTTCGATGTTGATGACCGGATGGTCGTGGCACCCCCGGCGGACGGATCGGAGGTGGAAGTCGTGCGCGGGCCGAACATCCGCTTCGTGGAGCCTCGCGACGGCCTGGCGGACACCATCCACTGTATGGTACTGCTGCGAGTCGGCGACAACATCACCACCGACCACATCGCCCCGGCGGGCGCGAAGGTCCTGCCCTACCGGAGCAACATCCCCAAGATCGCCGAGTTCGCTTTCGAGAACGTCGACGGGAGCTTCTACGAACGCGCTCGCGAGGCCGGGGAAGGCGTCATCGTCGGCGGCGAGAACTACGGACAGGGCTCCAGCCGGGAGCACGCCGCCCTTGTGCCGATGTATCTGGGCGTGCAGGCGGTGCTGGCCAAGTCCTTCGCCCGGATCCACAAGGCCAACCTGGTGAACTTCGGGATCCTGCCACTGGTCATCGACGACGCGACCTACCAGGCCCTGCAGAACGGGGACGAGATCGAGCTCAGCGCGGTCCATACCGCGATTGCCGGCGATGGCTGCATCGCCGCCCGCAATCTGACGCAGGGCGCCGAC